From one Pueribacillus theae genomic stretch:
- a CDS encoding L,D-transpeptidase family protein, producing MKRRLLLGAFLFFIGLLLFNNKAFTAEETKIYIDLWDNTLFLIKHKEIVGEFKISPGTDNSPTPIGTFKIVEKSKDWGGGFGSRWLGLNVPWGKYGIHGTNKSWLIGERVSSGCVRMFNEDVEKLYDMVPIGTIVHIRGPITGTGEGEFKNLSLGSKGTLVQIVQQRLKAGSYYTGPTNGIYDEETERAVKKFQRKHRLYETGGITTIEYNLLGILE from the coding sequence GTGAAAAGAAGGCTTCTTTTAGGCGCTTTTCTTTTTTTCATAGGGTTATTACTCTTTAATAATAAGGCGTTTACTGCCGAAGAAACGAAAATTTATATTGATTTATGGGATAATACATTGTTTTTAATTAAGCATAAAGAAATTGTAGGGGAATTCAAAATATCGCCTGGAACAGACAATTCTCCGACTCCAATTGGTACATTTAAAATTGTCGAAAAATCAAAAGATTGGGGCGGCGGTTTTGGTTCCAGATGGCTTGGTTTAAATGTTCCTTGGGGGAAATACGGGATTCATGGTACAAACAAATCTTGGCTGATTGGTGAACGTGTCAGCAGCGGATGTGTACGAATGTTTAACGAAGATGTTGAGAAACTTTACGATATGGTGCCGATTGGAACAATTGTACATATTCGCGGTCCAATTACAGGAACGGGAGAAGGCGAGTTCAAAAACCTTTCGCTTGGTTCAAAAGGCACACTTGTGCAAATTGTTCAACAGCGGCTAAAAGCAGGCAGCTATTACACTGGCCCGACAAACGGAATTTATGATGAGGAAACGGAACGTGCCGTGAAGAAATTCCAAAGAAAGCACAGGCTTTACGAAACAGGAGGAATAACCACAATCGAATATAATCTTTTAGGG
- a CDS encoding DinB family protein — protein sequence MKAIEQFVHINDLRDRFFPQYETITQEQLEWKTDGYANNIAFLLRHTAQAEDWFLHAVILEKQDFTPKRKKELTNTEEIMDYLKETRENTINFLEQNEMSILKETRTMPDGFRGKNVENPTVEWIVKRMFDHEVYHLAQVNILLRLQGIDPPSM from the coding sequence TTGAAGGCAATCGAACAATTTGTCCATATTAACGACTTAAGAGACCGCTTTTTTCCCCAGTATGAAACGATCACACAAGAACAATTAGAATGGAAAACAGATGGATATGCCAATAATATTGCTTTTTTATTAAGGCATACTGCCCAAGCCGAAGACTGGTTTCTTCACGCAGTCATTTTAGAAAAACAAGATTTTACCCCAAAAAGGAAAAAAGAATTAACAAACACAGAGGAAATAATGGATTATCTCAAAGAAACAAGAGAGAACACAATTAATTTTTTAGAGCAAAACGAGATGTCCATTTTGAAAGAAACGAGAACCATGCCTGACGGCTTTAGGGGAAAAAATGTTGAAAACCCAACGGTGGAGTGGATAGTAAAAAGAATGTTCGATCACGAAGTCTATCATCTCGCACAAGTCAATATCTTACTTAGATTGCAAGGGATCGATCCGCCAAGTATGTGA
- a CDS encoding type II toxin-antitoxin system HicB family antitoxin has translation MAKYLFPAIFDQGNDGSEGYTVTFPDLPGCITEGSDLQEAMSMARDALSGFLYGMEEDGETIPTPSSPANVQIEKGAFVALVEAWTDIIREETENKAVKKTLTIPKWLNDAAEKEGVNFSHLLQYAIKERLGIRKRSS, from the coding sequence ATGGCAAAGTATTTATTTCCAGCTATTTTTGACCAAGGTAATGATGGAAGTGAAGGATACACTGTAACATTTCCCGACTTACCTGGTTGTATTACTGAAGGGTCTGACTTGCAAGAAGCAATGTCAATGGCACGCGATGCTTTGTCAGGCTTTCTTTATGGAATGGAAGAGGACGGTGAAACAATTCCAACTCCTTCATCTCCTGCAAATGTTCAAATAGAAAAAGGTGCATTTGTCGCACTTGTGGAAGCGTGGACAGATATTATTCGAGAAGAAACGGAAAACAAGGCTGTTAAAAAGACCCTTACCATTCCTAAATGGCTCAATGATGCAGCTGAAAAAGAAGGCGTTAATTTTTCACACTTACTCCAATATGCAATTAAAGAACGACTCGGTATTCGTAAGCGCTCGTCATAA
- a CDS encoding type II toxin-antitoxin system HicA family toxin: MIKLLENHGWYLKRVVESHYHFKLPFKTRHSVSSSS; encoded by the coding sequence ATCATTAAACTTCTTGAAAATCATGGTTGGTATTTAAAACGGGTTGTAGAAAGTCATTACCACTTTAAATTACCCTTCAAAACCCGGCACAGTGTCAGTTCCTCATCCTAG